In Bifidobacterium actinocoloniiforme DSM 22766, a genomic segment contains:
- a CDS encoding glycoside hydrolase family 32 protein has product MNIENMTTYDQSEQLARAEAGVEELFKSRKDRWYPVSHIASKAGWINDPNGLCYFQGRYHAYYQLNPFASVWGSCHWGHVSSKDLVTWRREPIAMAPSFEAERDGVFSGSAVISDDGKLVIYYTGHRWRNGINEGEGNLQEQCMAVSEDGVHFTKLGVVVPCPDDRILHFRDPKVWKQGGEWRMVFGVSTPEHRGEIWMYKSADMVNWEFDRPIYQHPDPDVFMLECPDMFPLDDKWVICYSAMGLSPKGFEARNHNNAGYVIGTWEPGGDFHQESEFHLWDDGHNYYAPQTFGCPDGRRLVFGWMSPFTQPIPMEDDGWCGQFTLPREVSLAGDHLRTQPIREFSRLDEDKREFGPIELAVNESRTLVTDSETADIEMEINLAGSQAERIGLELHRTGNGDHTLVCYDDQLERVVLDRHCNTYGDRGYRAAPLDKAHGSLKLRIIVDRGSIEVYVNDGLEVMSSYSFPADGPREIRLVAESGEGKAVIPSLSIAKLGTIWETPDR; this is encoded by the coding sequence ATGAACATTGAGAATATGACGACGTACGACCAGAGCGAGCAGCTGGCCCGGGCCGAAGCCGGGGTGGAGGAGCTCTTCAAGTCCCGCAAGGACCGCTGGTACCCGGTCAGCCACATAGCCTCCAAGGCCGGCTGGATCAACGACCCCAACGGCCTGTGCTACTTCCAGGGCCGCTACCACGCCTACTACCAGCTCAACCCCTTCGCCAGCGTGTGGGGCTCCTGCCACTGGGGGCATGTCTCCAGCAAGGATCTGGTCACCTGGCGGCGTGAGCCCATCGCGATGGCCCCCTCCTTCGAGGCTGAGCGGGACGGGGTCTTCTCCGGTTCGGCGGTCATCTCCGACGATGGCAAGCTGGTCATCTACTACACCGGTCACCGTTGGCGCAACGGGATCAATGAGGGTGAGGGCAACCTGCAGGAGCAGTGCATGGCCGTGTCCGAGGACGGCGTGCACTTCACCAAGCTGGGCGTGGTCGTGCCCTGCCCCGACGACCGCATCCTGCACTTCCGCGACCCCAAGGTCTGGAAGCAGGGAGGCGAGTGGCGCATGGTCTTCGGCGTCTCAACGCCCGAGCACCGGGGCGAGATCTGGATGTACAAGTCCGCCGACATGGTCAACTGGGAGTTCGACCGGCCGATCTACCAGCACCCGGACCCGGACGTGTTCATGCTGGAGTGCCCGGACATGTTCCCCCTGGACGACAAGTGGGTGATCTGCTACTCGGCCATGGGACTCTCTCCCAAGGGCTTTGAGGCTCGCAACCACAACAACGCCGGCTACGTGATCGGCACTTGGGAGCCGGGCGGCGACTTCCACCAGGAAAGTGAGTTCCACCTGTGGGACGACGGGCATAACTATTACGCCCCGCAGACCTTCGGGTGCCCGGACGGCCGCCGCCTGGTCTTCGGCTGGATGAGCCCCTTCACCCAGCCCATCCCCATGGAGGACGACGGCTGGTGCGGGCAGTTCACACTGCCGCGCGAGGTGAGCCTGGCCGGCGACCATCTGCGCACCCAGCCCATCCGCGAATTCTCCCGTCTGGACGAGGACAAGCGCGAGTTCGGGCCCATCGAGCTGGCCGTGAACGAGAGCCGGACCCTGGTGACGGACAGCGAGACCGCCGACATCGAGATGGAGATCAACCTGGCCGGCTCCCAGGCCGAGCGGATTGGCTTGGAGCTCCACCGCACCGGCAACGGCGATCATACCCTGGTCTGCTATGACGACCAGCTGGAGCGCGTGGTCCTGGACCGCCATTGCAACACCTATGGCGACCGCGGCTACCGCGCCGCACCGCTCGACAAGGCGCACGGCTCGCTTAAGCTGCGCATCATCGTGGACCGGGGCTCCATCGAGGTCTACGTGAACGATGGCCTGGAGGTCATGTCCTCCTACTCCTTCCCCGCTGACGGACCGCGCGAAATCCGCCTGGTGGCTGAATCCGGCGAAGGCAAGGCCGTGATTCCCTCCCTGTCAATCGCCAAGCTGGGCACCATCTGGGAGACGCCTGACCGCTGA
- a CDS encoding MFS transporter, with protein MSKKLSAWRNPSYMESSVGIFLFFCSWGIWWSFYQRWLATGLHMTNTQVGTVYSINSVGTLVIMFAYGLIQDELGVKRQLTIFISAIAALVGPFVQFIYAPLMHTNMMLGAILGSIVLSAGFMSGCSLIEAVTERYSRKFGFEYGQSRAWGSFGYAIVALIAGFVFNINPLINFWLGSAFGVGMLLVYTFWVPSEQKVEMKKEADPNEKTNPSLQDMFSVLGMPTLWLLIVFMMFTNTFYTVFDQQMFPTYYANLFATPEIGNSVYGTLNGFQVFLESAMMGVVPIIMRKIGVRNSLLLGATVMFLRIGLCGFFHDPIMVSIVKLFHSIEVPLFSLPAFRYFTLHFNPKLSATLYMVGFQIASQVGQVILSTPLGMLHDRVGDRMTFYTISLVVLAALIYGIFILKRDDQEVDGDPFFTDKQLAAQAQAAA; from the coding sequence ATGTCCAAGAAATTGTCAGCCTGGCGCAACCCTTCCTATATGGAGAGCTCCGTAGGCATCTTCCTGTTCTTCTGCTCCTGGGGCATCTGGTGGTCCTTCTACCAGCGGTGGCTGGCCACCGGGCTGCACATGACCAACACCCAGGTCGGCACGGTCTACTCGATCAACTCGGTGGGCACCCTGGTCATCATGTTCGCCTACGGTCTGATCCAGGACGAGCTTGGCGTCAAGCGGCAGCTGACCATCTTCATCTCCGCCATCGCGGCCCTGGTCGGCCCCTTTGTGCAGTTCATCTACGCTCCGCTCATGCATACCAACATGATGCTGGGCGCCATCCTGGGCTCGATTGTCCTGTCGGCGGGGTTCATGTCCGGCTGCTCGCTGATCGAGGCCGTGACCGAGCGCTACTCACGCAAGTTCGGCTTTGAATACGGCCAATCGCGCGCCTGGGGGTCCTTCGGTTACGCGATTGTGGCCCTGATCGCCGGATTCGTCTTCAACATCAACCCGCTGATCAACTTCTGGCTGGGTTCAGCGTTCGGCGTCGGCATGCTCCTGGTCTACACCTTCTGGGTGCCGTCCGAGCAAAAGGTCGAGATGAAGAAGGAAGCCGACCCCAACGAAAAGACCAACCCCTCCCTGCAGGACATGTTCTCGGTCCTGGGGATGCCCACCCTCTGGCTGCTGATCGTCTTCATGATGTTCACCAACACCTTCTACACGGTCTTCGACCAGCAGATGTTCCCCACCTATTACGCCAACCTGTTCGCGACGCCGGAGATCGGCAACTCGGTGTACGGCACCCTCAACGGCTTCCAGGTCTTCCTGGAGTCCGCGATGATGGGCGTGGTCCCCATCATCATGCGCAAGATCGGCGTGCGTAACTCCCTGCTCCTGGGCGCGACCGTGATGTTCCTGCGCATTGGCCTGTGCGGGTTCTTCCATGATCCAATCATGGTTTCGATCGTCAAGCTCTTCCACTCGATCGAAGTGCCGCTCTTCTCGCTGCCCGCCTTCCGCTACTTCACCCTGCACTTCAACCCCAAGCTGTCGGCCACCCTGTACATGGTCGGTTTCCAGATCGCCTCTCAGGTGGGCCAGGTAATCTTGTCCACGCCGCTGGGCATGCTCCACGACCGCGTGGGCGATCGTATGACTTTCTACACGATCTCCCTGGTGGTGCTCGCGGCGCTGATTTACGGCATATTCATCCTGAAGCGCGATGATCAAGAAGTGGACGGCGACCCCTTCTTCACCGACAAGCAACTGGCTGCCCAGGCTCAGGCCGCGGCCTGA
- a CDS encoding LacI family DNA-binding transcriptional regulator: protein MTTMKEVAQATGVSVSTVSLVLNNLDKGRVKPDTAERVRGQAKAMGYRSNALARSLRTSRTRILGFISQEVATTPFAGGLIMGAQDAAAKLGYMLITVSTDGVAQEERQIAALKRYGADGFLYAKMYDRVADVPASLAKLPVVVANASERTGHFPAVAPDEFQIGYDATRRLVEAGCERIAYIGDKDPILAQGLRFMGYKAALEEAGRVFDPALAVHVGFNQEALDAVEGLVRASEPDGFFCFNDARAWYVYEAAARRGLRVGADWSVVGVDNHRVFAETLAPRLTTIELPHYEMGYWAVYKLVSIIEGKTLEMDEAEAPGARAPLPALDVPSPALIHCRLVEKDSVASH, encoded by the coding sequence ATGACCACGATGAAAGAGGTCGCCCAGGCCACTGGCGTGTCGGTCTCGACGGTCTCGCTGGTCCTGAACAACCTTGACAAGGGCCGGGTCAAGCCTGACACAGCCGAACGGGTGCGCGGGCAAGCCAAGGCGATGGGCTACAGGTCCAACGCTCTGGCCCGCTCCCTGCGCACCTCCCGCACCCGCATTTTGGGCTTCATCTCGCAGGAAGTGGCCACGACCCCTTTCGCTGGCGGGTTGATTATGGGCGCCCAGGACGCGGCGGCAAAGCTGGGTTACATGCTCATCACGGTTTCGACCGACGGCGTGGCCCAGGAGGAGCGCCAGATCGCCGCGCTCAAGCGTTACGGGGCCGACGGCTTTCTCTACGCCAAGATGTACGACCGGGTCGCGGATGTGCCGGCTTCGCTGGCGAAGCTGCCAGTGGTAGTGGCCAACGCGAGCGAACGCACGGGCCACTTCCCCGCTGTGGCCCCGGACGAGTTTCAGATCGGCTATGACGCCACCCGCCGCTTGGTCGAGGCGGGCTGCGAGCGCATTGCTTACATAGGGGACAAGGACCCAATCCTGGCGCAGGGCTTGCGTTTCATGGGCTACAAGGCGGCGTTGGAGGAGGCCGGGCGGGTGTTCGACCCGGCTTTGGCCGTGCACGTGGGTTTCAACCAGGAGGCCCTGGACGCGGTGGAGGGCCTGGTCAGAGCAAGTGAACCGGATGGCTTTTTCTGCTTCAACGACGCGCGCGCCTGGTACGTGTATGAAGCCGCGGCCCGTCGAGGTTTGCGGGTCGGGGCCGACTGGAGCGTAGTGGGCGTGGATAACCATCGGGTGTTCGCCGAGACGCTGGCTCCTCGGCTGACGACGATTGAGCTGCCCCACTACGAGATGGGCTACTGGGCGGTCTACAAACTGGTCTCAATCATCGAGGGCAAAACGCTGGAGATGGACGAGGCCGAAGCACCCGGCGCGAGAGCCCCCCTGCCGGCGTTGGACGTTCCAAGCCCGGCGCTCATCCACTGCCGCTTGGTGGAAAAGGACTCAGTGGCGAGCCACTAG
- a CDS encoding MTH1187 family thiamine-binding protein gives MTNERKEDGDKGRSGSHEYINTVAAVAIAPSGAGEELSKYVAQAVGVIRDSGLKNETNAMFTNIEGDLDDVLRVVRDAALRLASQGHRTGVSLKLDIRPGFRNQMERKPQLVDELLSGQAQSER, from the coding sequence ATGACGAATGAGCGTAAGGAAGACGGGGACAAGGGCCGGAGCGGGTCCCACGAGTACATCAACACGGTGGCTGCGGTGGCGATAGCGCCGTCGGGCGCTGGCGAGGAGCTCTCCAAGTATGTGGCCCAGGCTGTGGGCGTCATCCGCGACTCCGGTTTGAAGAACGAGACCAACGCCATGTTCACCAACATCGAGGGCGACCTGGACGACGTGCTGCGCGTGGTCCGCGACGCCGCCCTCAGGCTCGCCTCACAAGGCCACCGCACCGGCGTGAGCCTTAAGCTCGATATCCGCCCAGGCTTCCGCAACCAGATGGAACGCAAGCCCCAGCTGGTCGACGAGCTCCTCTCCGGTCAGGCTCAATCAGAGAGATAA
- a CDS encoding glycine--tRNA ligase → MAASKLDEVVSLAKRRGFVFPAGEIYGGTRSAWDYGPLGVALKDNIKREWWRAMVVTRDDVVGVDTSVILPTAVWVASGHVSVFNDPLIECLSCHKRHRADTLEEAYAEKHGHAPENGLADIPCPDCGAKGQWTEPRDFNMMLQTHLGPVADENSLHYLRPETAQGIFVDFKNVMGASRSKPPFGIANIGKSFRNEITPGNFIFRTREFEQMEMEFFVTPGTDEDWHQYWIDARTRWYTDLGINPENLRHYEHPKEKLAHYSKRTVDIEYKFGFTGSTWGELEGVANRTDFDLKAHAEHSGEDLRYFDPASGEKYIPYVIEPAAGLTRSLMAFLVDAYDVDEAPNTKGGVDRRTVLRLDPRLAPYKAAVLPLSKKPDLQAIAHNLAGDLRQNEWMVAYDEAGAIGRRYRRQDEIGTPLCITVDFDTLDDHAVTIRDRDTMNQERVALDRVQDYVRERVSEKRVRYPEGPASITGATAADGSVDVSQESGEDESQPVQVAEAGGEY, encoded by the coding sequence GTGGCAGCGTCAAAACTTGATGAAGTCGTTTCCCTGGCGAAGCGGCGCGGGTTCGTCTTCCCCGCCGGCGAGATTTACGGCGGCACGCGCTCGGCTTGGGATTACGGTCCCCTAGGTGTGGCCCTGAAGGACAACATCAAGCGTGAGTGGTGGCGCGCCATGGTCGTCACCCGCGACGACGTCGTGGGGGTGGACACCTCCGTGATTCTACCGACAGCGGTCTGGGTGGCCTCAGGCCATGTCTCCGTCTTCAACGACCCGCTGATCGAGTGCCTGAGCTGTCACAAGCGCCACCGGGCCGACACCTTGGAAGAGGCCTACGCCGAGAAGCACGGGCACGCGCCAGAGAACGGGCTGGCCGACATTCCCTGCCCCGACTGCGGGGCCAAGGGCCAGTGGACCGAGCCGCGCGACTTCAACATGATGCTTCAGACCCACCTGGGCCCCGTGGCCGACGAGAACTCGCTGCATTACCTGCGCCCGGAGACCGCCCAGGGCATCTTCGTGGACTTCAAGAACGTGATGGGCGCCTCCCGCTCCAAGCCGCCTTTCGGCATCGCCAACATAGGCAAGTCCTTCCGCAACGAAATCACGCCAGGCAACTTCATCTTCCGCACGCGCGAGTTCGAGCAGATGGAGATGGAGTTCTTCGTCACCCCCGGCACGGACGAGGACTGGCACCAGTACTGGATCGACGCCCGCACCCGCTGGTACACGGACTTGGGCATCAACCCCGAGAACCTGCGCCACTACGAGCACCCCAAGGAGAAACTGGCCCATTACTCCAAGCGCACGGTCGACATCGAGTACAAGTTCGGCTTCACCGGGTCCACCTGGGGCGAGTTGGAAGGCGTGGCCAACCGCACCGACTTCGACCTCAAGGCGCACGCCGAGCACTCGGGCGAGGACCTGCGCTACTTCGACCCTGCTTCGGGCGAGAAGTACATCCCCTATGTGATCGAGCCTGCCGCGGGTCTGACCCGTTCTCTCATGGCCTTTCTGGTCGACGCCTACGACGTGGACGAGGCCCCGAACACCAAGGGTGGCGTGGACCGGCGCACAGTCTTGCGCCTGGACCCGCGCCTGGCCCCCTACAAGGCCGCGGTGCTGCCGCTGTCCAAGAAGCCCGACCTGCAGGCCATCGCCCACAACCTGGCCGGGGATTTGCGCCAGAACGAATGGATGGTGGCTTACGACGAGGCCGGGGCCATCGGCCGCCGTTACCGCCGCCAGGATGAAATCGGCACCCCCCTGTGCATCACCGTGGACTTCGATACCCTGGACGACCATGCGGTCACGATCCGCGACCGCGACACGATGAACCAGGAGCGCGTGGCGCTGGATCGAGTGCAGGATTATGTGCGCGAGCGGGTCAGCGAAAAGCGGGTGCGTTACCCGGAGGGACCCGCTTCGATCACCGGCGCCACCGCGGCTGATGGCTCGGTGGATGTGAGCCAGGAGTCCGGTGAGGACGAGTCCCAGCCGGTGCAAGTGGCCGAGGCCGGTGGCGAGTACTGA
- the dusB gene encoding tRNA dihydrouridine synthase DusB has translation MSQERINLAPVRLGPISVPTPVVLSPMAGVTNWPFRVLCEEYGPDGLYVAEMVTARALVAGNPKAFRLCRFAPSERVRSLQLYGVDPAIAEQAARIVVDGGMADHIDLNFGCPVPKVTRRGGGSALPWKLDLFAELIRRIVAVCEPAGIPVTAKIRVGIDAEHATFLEAGRIAQEEGCAAVTLHARTTAEYYGGHSDWDRIGQLVQALDILVFGNGDIWCAEDAEDMVSQTGCAGVAVGRGCQGRPWLFRDIANAFAGSDERFEPTLGQVGQVMARHARLLVDFYDGDERMAVHDMRKHVAWYVKGFPVGGATRRAFMACETLADLDARIAELPQDEPYPKTVAAKPRGRVRYAKKVRLPSGWLDSRTTTSEERRVLFGDDPMDASY, from the coding sequence ATGAGTCAAGAGCGGATCAACCTCGCCCCAGTGCGCCTGGGGCCGATTAGCGTCCCCACGCCGGTGGTGCTCTCGCCGATGGCCGGCGTGACCAACTGGCCCTTCCGAGTCCTGTGCGAAGAGTATGGCCCTGACGGGCTCTATGTGGCGGAGATGGTGACCGCCCGGGCCCTGGTGGCCGGCAATCCCAAGGCTTTTCGCCTGTGCCGGTTCGCGCCCAGCGAGCGGGTGCGCTCCCTGCAGCTCTACGGGGTGGACCCGGCGATCGCCGAGCAGGCCGCGCGCATAGTCGTGGATGGAGGCATGGCCGACCACATCGATCTGAACTTCGGCTGCCCGGTGCCCAAGGTCACCCGACGGGGCGGAGGCTCAGCGCTACCCTGGAAACTCGACCTGTTCGCGGAGCTGATTCGTCGAATCGTGGCTGTCTGCGAGCCTGCCGGCATCCCAGTGACCGCGAAGATCCGCGTGGGCATCGACGCCGAGCACGCCACCTTCCTGGAGGCCGGCCGCATCGCCCAGGAGGAGGGCTGCGCCGCCGTGACCCTGCACGCGCGCACTACCGCCGAATACTACGGCGGGCACTCCGACTGGGATCGCATTGGCCAGCTGGTCCAGGCGTTGGACATTCTGGTCTTCGGCAACGGCGACATCTGGTGCGCCGAGGACGCCGAGGACATGGTGAGCCAGACCGGATGCGCTGGCGTGGCCGTCGGGCGCGGATGCCAGGGCAGGCCCTGGCTCTTCCGGGACATCGCCAACGCTTTCGCCGGTTCCGACGAGCGGTTCGAGCCCACCCTTGGACAGGTGGGGCAGGTCATGGCACGCCATGCCCGCCTGCTGGTCGACTTCTACGATGGCGACGAGCGCATGGCCGTCCACGATATGCGCAAGCACGTGGCCTGGTACGTCAAGGGTTTCCCGGTGGGGGGAGCCACGCGTCGAGCATTCATGGCCTGCGAGACCTTGGCTGACTTGGACGCGCGAATAGCCGAGCTGCCCCAGGACGAGCCTTATCCGAAGACCGTGGCCGCCAAGCCGCGCGGCCGTGTGCGCTATGCTAAAAAGGTCCGCCTGCCCTCCGGCTGGCTGGACTCGCGGACCACCACCAGCGAGGAGCGCCGGGTCCTCTTCGGCGACGATCCGATGGATGCCTCGTATTAA
- the ftsZ gene encoding cell division protein FtsZ produces MSEIAQTDNFNDKTNIKVVGVGGAGGNAVNRMIAEGLQNVEFVAINTDAKDLLRSEANVKISLSDSNSRGLGAGADPEKGAKAAKDHQSDIEEVLKGSDMVFVTAGEGGGTGTGASPIVARASRQQGALTIAVVTRPFTFEGPRRAASAESGIENLRKEVDALIVIPNDRLLDLSDRTVSVMDAFKTADTALLAGVQGITDLITMNSYIHVDFSDVTAILKDAGTALFGIGAARGEDRATQAAEIAISSPLLEESIEGAHGALVNVSGPTDLTLQEASAAVELVRSAIHPEAQIIFGLALDDAYGDEARVTVIAAGFDPSTQQSSRFKPESAGGKETAGVTDQGDSQPLGQAGQSSETENENQAWQPADDKSNQDNHEPEDGDDDQSKPTDMGYLDIPDFLR; encoded by the coding sequence GTGAGCGAGATTGCCCAGACTGACAATTTCAATGACAAGACCAATATCAAGGTCGTCGGTGTCGGTGGCGCAGGCGGCAATGCGGTCAATCGTATGATTGCCGAGGGCTTGCAAAACGTCGAATTCGTCGCCATCAATACCGATGCCAAGGACCTCTTGCGCTCCGAAGCGAACGTCAAAATCTCCTTGTCCGACTCCAATTCACGAGGCCTGGGCGCTGGGGCTGATCCTGAGAAAGGCGCCAAGGCGGCCAAGGACCACCAGTCCGACATCGAAGAGGTACTCAAAGGCTCCGACATGGTCTTTGTCACGGCAGGCGAAGGTGGCGGCACCGGCACAGGCGCCAGCCCAATCGTGGCCCGCGCGTCCCGCCAGCAGGGTGCGCTCACCATCGCCGTCGTCACTCGCCCCTTCACCTTCGAAGGCCCCCGCCGCGCTGCTTCCGCGGAGTCCGGCATCGAGAACCTGCGCAAGGAGGTCGATGCGCTGATCGTCATCCCGAACGACCGCCTGCTTGACCTGTCCGATCGTACGGTTTCGGTCATGGATGCCTTTAAGACCGCCGATACCGCGCTCCTGGCCGGCGTGCAGGGCATCACCGACCTGATTACGATGAACTCTTACATCCACGTGGACTTCTCCGACGTGACCGCCATCCTCAAGGACGCTGGCACCGCCCTTTTCGGCATCGGTGCCGCCCGGGGAGAGGACCGCGCCACCCAGGCCGCCGAGATCGCCATCTCCTCGCCTCTGCTGGAGGAGTCGATCGAGGGCGCCCACGGGGCTCTGGTGAACGTTTCCGGCCCCACTGACCTCACCCTGCAAGAGGCTTCGGCCGCCGTCGAGCTGGTGCGCAGCGCGATACATCCCGAGGCCCAGATCATCTTCGGTCTGGCCTTGGATGACGCCTACGGTGACGAAGCCCGCGTGACGGTCATCGCGGCCGGTTTCGACCCCAGCACTCAGCAGTCCTCCCGCTTCAAGCCGGAGTCCGCAGGTGGGAAGGAAACCGCCGGCGTCACGGACCAGGGCGATTCCCAGCCCCTGGGCCAGGCGGGCCAGTCTTCCGAGACCGAGAACGAGAACCAGGCTTGGCAGCCCGCCGATGATAAGTCGAATCAGGACAACCATGAACCCGAGGATGGTGACGACGACCAGTCCAAGCCTACGGACATGGGCTACCTGGACATCCCGGATTTCCTGCGCTGA
- a CDS encoding cell division protein SepF codes for MAGLMKSAMSYFGMADVVDDDEEENGQVGDGMDSSFDTDHSVTPITNTAVSSAGSAAVSAAPASSSPFQSRLNRITTIHPRNYEDAQMVGRAIRDGVPVVLNLTGVSESVAYRIVDFSAGVVFGVRGSIERVTPRVFLLSPAQVNIKVEEAESTSNSHDIFAG; via the coding sequence ATGGCAGGATTGATGAAGAGCGCCATGTCGTACTTCGGTATGGCGGACGTCGTGGATGACGACGAGGAGGAGAACGGCCAGGTGGGCGACGGCATGGACTCCAGCTTCGATACCGACCACTCCGTCACTCCGATTACCAACACAGCCGTCTCCTCCGCTGGCTCGGCAGCCGTTTCAGCCGCGCCCGCCAGTTCCAGTCCCTTCCAGAGTCGGCTCAACCGCATCACCACCATCCACCCGAGGAACTACGAGGACGCGCAGATGGTCGGGCGTGCCATCCGGGACGGCGTGCCGGTCGTGCTCAATCTGACTGGGGTCAGCGAGTCCGTGGCCTACCGGATTGTGGACTTTTCCGCCGGCGTGGTTTTCGGAGTCCGTGGTTCCATTGAGCGTGTCACCCCCCGCGTCTTCCTCCTGAGCCCGGCTCAGGTCAACATCAAGGTGGAGGAAGCTGAATCCACCTCCAACTCCCACGACATCTTCGCAGGCTGA
- a CDS encoding YggT family protein: MLIGLLAYLINWLIDAYIFVLFVRMLIDWAFVLAPRWYPHGLVGSLVSIVYQLTEPPLRWLRRYIPPLPLGRIQLDVSFVLLWFLLIVLQVLVNALI, from the coding sequence ATGCTGATAGGCCTTTTGGCGTACCTGATCAACTGGCTGATTGATGCTTACATCTTCGTCCTCTTCGTGCGCATGCTCATTGATTGGGCCTTTGTGCTGGCCCCTCGGTGGTATCCACATGGCCTGGTCGGCTCCCTGGTGTCCATCGTCTACCAGCTCACCGAGCCGCCTCTGCGTTGGCTCCGCCGGTACATCCCGCCCCTGCCCTTGGGACGCATCCAATTGGACGTGAGTTTCGTGCTCTTGTGGTTCCTGTTGATTGTCCTGCAAGTGCTGGTGAACGCTTTGATCTGA